One genomic segment of Prochlorococcus marinus str. MIT 0919 includes these proteins:
- the lexA gene encoding transcriptional repressor LexA translates to MGEEASLTPAQQELYEWLSEYIGTNHHSPSIRQMMQGMGLRSPAPIQSRLRHLQEKGWITWKEGHARTLQLLGDAFSGVPVLGSVAAGGLVETFDDVQETLDLNSVLQTRGLFALTVNGDSMVDSYIADGDMVLMEPVNDPSRIRNGTVVSAMVPGSGTTLKHFFRKGSLVRLEAANPAYEPIEIDATQIQIQGKLLAVWRKTK, encoded by the coding sequence ATGGGAGAAGAAGCTTCGCTTACACCAGCTCAGCAAGAACTTTATGAGTGGCTTTCTGAATACATAGGCACTAATCACCACAGCCCTTCTATTAGGCAGATGATGCAAGGCATGGGCCTTCGTTCCCCAGCCCCTATTCAGAGCAGGCTTCGCCATCTTCAGGAAAAAGGATGGATCACATGGAAAGAAGGTCACGCAAGAACTTTGCAGTTACTTGGAGATGCATTCTCTGGTGTTCCCGTTTTGGGTTCAGTAGCTGCTGGAGGATTGGTTGAGACTTTTGATGATGTTCAAGAAACTCTTGATTTGAATAGTGTTCTTCAAACTCGCGGCTTATTTGCTTTAACAGTTAATGGCGACTCAATGGTTGATTCTTATATTGCAGATGGAGATATGGTCCTAATGGAACCTGTTAATGATCCTTCTCGAATAAGGAATGGGACAGTAGTTAGTGCAATGGTCCCAGGCTCAGGCACTACGCTTAAACATTTTTTCCGTAAGGGTTCTTTAGTAAGACTTGAGGCTGCTAACCCTGCTTACGAACCAATAGAAATAGATGCCACTCAGATTCAAATCCAAGGAAAACTTTTAGCAGTTTGGAGGAAGACGAAATGA
- the dld gene encoding D-lactate dehydrogenase, which translates to MRNDRLTELNQGLKKIVGKKNLLIGEKATKSYRQGIRVGEGKANCVVLPKDLIEFWEVLKLCISLDKIIIIQAANTGLTGGSTPDGDKYDRDVVIINTLRLDRIIILNNGLQVLAFPGATLFELEETLSNYNREPHSLIGSSCIGASIVGGICNNSGGNLVNRGPAYTELSLFARVNSKGKLELINHLDIELGNTPEEILSNLENINFNQHDLQESKMKASDIEYSERIRDVKSSLPARYNSDRRRLYESSGCAGKVAVFAARLDTFVKPRKEQVFLIGTNDSKNFSELRNYVLTSFEDLPEMVEYMHKSFFDAASKYGKDTFLIIKYLGRGFIPKLFGIKKKIEVFFSSLNLDASNFVDNFLHDHAQLLPDHLPKIAREYRRLFDHILIIKAGDKCIEETREMLSFLESKNKEFDYHECLKVEGQDLLLHRYVAGIAPKRFMIINNNIPANLLPLDVALPRNCTDWDRIITDNNSTGILESFRMGHFLCMVFHWDLILSNTEDFDEQKKVILAKLDSLGAKYPAEHNVGHLYFAEYDLSNFYKKIDPTNSFNSGIGKLSKNKFYS; encoded by the coding sequence ATGAGGAATGACCGACTGACTGAATTAAACCAAGGCCTAAAAAAAATTGTTGGTAAGAAGAACTTACTTATAGGTGAAAAGGCAACAAAAAGTTATAGACAAGGAATTAGAGTAGGAGAAGGCAAGGCAAATTGTGTTGTTTTACCTAAAGATCTTATTGAATTTTGGGAGGTGCTCAAGTTATGCATTTCTTTGGACAAGATAATTATTATCCAAGCAGCCAATACTGGCTTGACAGGTGGTTCCACACCTGATGGTGATAAATATGACCGTGATGTTGTAATTATAAATACTTTGCGTTTAGACAGGATCATTATCTTGAATAACGGTTTGCAAGTATTAGCCTTTCCTGGCGCAACTTTATTTGAGTTAGAAGAAACCTTGTCAAATTATAACCGTGAGCCCCATTCATTAATAGGCTCTTCATGTATTGGGGCATCAATAGTGGGAGGAATATGTAATAATTCAGGGGGTAATTTGGTTAACAGAGGCCCAGCCTATACTGAATTATCTCTTTTTGCTAGAGTTAATTCCAAGGGAAAATTAGAATTAATAAATCATTTAGATATTGAACTTGGCAATACCCCTGAGGAAATATTATCTAATCTAGAAAACATAAATTTCAACCAACATGACCTACAAGAATCTAAAATGAAAGCATCAGATATTGAATATAGTGAAAGAATAAGAGATGTTAAATCTTCTTTGCCAGCAAGATATAATTCAGATAGAAGAAGATTGTATGAATCTAGTGGCTGTGCAGGTAAAGTGGCAGTTTTTGCTGCACGTTTAGATACTTTCGTTAAGCCTCGAAAAGAGCAGGTGTTTTTGATTGGAACAAATGATTCTAAGAATTTCAGTGAGCTCAGGAACTATGTACTTACTAGTTTTGAAGACTTGCCTGAAATGGTTGAATATATGCATAAAAGCTTTTTTGATGCAGCATCTAAATATGGTAAAGACACATTTCTAATAATTAAATACCTTGGCCGTGGCTTTATTCCTAAATTATTTGGAATAAAGAAAAAAATAGAGGTATTTTTCTCTTCGTTAAATTTAGATGCATCTAACTTTGTAGATAATTTTCTTCATGACCATGCACAATTATTGCCTGATCACCTTCCTAAGATTGCAAGAGAATATAGACGGCTATTTGATCACATCCTAATAATTAAGGCAGGTGATAAATGTATAGAAGAAACTAGAGAGATGCTTTCTTTTTTAGAAAGTAAGAATAAAGAATTTGATTATCATGAATGCTTAAAGGTGGAAGGTCAAGATTTACTTTTGCATAGATACGTAGCAGGAATTGCGCCAAAACGTTTTATGATTATAAATAACAATATACCTGCTAATCTTTTACCATTAGATGTTGCACTACCCAGGAACTGTACTGATTGGGATCGAATAATAACAGATAATAATTCAACTGGAATATTAGAGTCTTTTCGTATGGGACATTTTCTTTGTATGGTCTTTCATTGGGATTTAATTTTATCTAATACAGAGGACTTTGATGAACAGAAAAAAGTAATTCTTGCAAAATTAGATTCTTTAGGAGCAAAATACCCAGCAGAGCATAATGTAGGTCATCTCTATTTTGCTGAATACGACCTTTCTAATTTTTATAAAAAGATAGATCCAACCAATTCTTTTAATTCTGGGATAGGTAAATTATCAAAAAATAAATTTTATTCCTAA
- a CDS encoding aldolase catalytic domain-containing protein gives MEKKIIHLDCTFRDGGYYTKWDFSEYLINNYLSALDAISIDFCEIGFRYFDNNSFKGACAFTTDDFLSSLSIPDSIGIAVMINAADLIPDNNFSFTRLNKLVPAACKDSPVDLIRIACPADSIHCVKPAFEYLHEAGYKTGCNITQISDQTNQDIEQIGKYLSSSCVDVLYFADSLGSIKPDQIKNIISSFKLYWKGQIGIHAHDNQGLALSNTLQAIKEGVDWVDSTITGIGRGPGNAKTEELILELNSRFGRQTNYVPLLKLINKEFLPLKAKHSWGTNPFYYLAGKYSIHPSYIQSMLSDYRYQEEDILASINYLRDQGGKKFNFTSLNDTRKFYNNKPKGSWSPSLYFKGKDVLLLGTGSKLQLHLKAVESFISRFQPVVLAMNTQTLINNDLIDLRVASHPTRLLADLTSHLHLPQPLVVPLSMLPLDFSSLLHKKEVLDYGIGISQEGFEFHDKYCFIPNSLVISYALAIATSGGAKKIYLAGFDGYASGDTRNDEINQLLEVYKKYQPKVELIAITPSKYKNLMIQSVYGI, from the coding sequence ATGGAAAAAAAGATAATACATTTAGACTGTACATTTAGAGATGGAGGTTATTATACAAAATGGGATTTCTCTGAATACTTAATAAACAACTACTTGAGTGCTTTGGATGCTATATCTATAGACTTTTGCGAAATAGGGTTTAGATATTTTGATAATAATAGCTTCAAGGGTGCATGTGCTTTCACGACAGACGACTTCTTGTCTTCTTTATCAATTCCCGATTCTATAGGAATAGCTGTAATGATTAATGCAGCTGATTTGATCCCAGATAACAATTTCAGTTTCACAAGGTTAAATAAACTTGTTCCAGCAGCTTGTAAAGACTCACCAGTCGATTTGATTAGGATTGCTTGTCCAGCTGACTCCATTCATTGTGTTAAGCCAGCTTTTGAGTATTTACATGAAGCAGGTTATAAAACAGGTTGCAATATCACTCAGATATCAGATCAAACTAATCAAGATATAGAACAAATTGGCAAGTATTTATCTAGCTCTTGCGTTGATGTTTTGTACTTTGCGGACAGCTTGGGTTCTATTAAGCCAGATCAAATTAAGAACATCATCTCTTCTTTCAAGCTTTATTGGAAAGGACAAATAGGAATTCATGCTCATGACAACCAAGGACTAGCCCTTTCCAATACTCTTCAAGCAATTAAAGAAGGGGTAGATTGGGTAGATTCAACAATAACTGGTATTGGAAGAGGTCCTGGTAATGCAAAAACGGAAGAGTTGATATTAGAGTTGAATTCTCGATTCGGTCGACAAACGAATTATGTTCCATTGTTGAAATTAATTAATAAAGAATTTTTACCTCTAAAAGCAAAACACTCTTGGGGTACCAATCCTTTTTATTACCTAGCAGGCAAATACTCTATTCACCCATCTTATATTCAATCGATGCTTTCAGATTACCGTTACCAAGAAGAAGATATTTTAGCTTCTATTAATTATCTTCGTGATCAGGGTGGCAAAAAATTTAACTTTACAAGCTTAAATGATACTAGAAAGTTCTATAACAATAAACCTAAGGGCTCTTGGTCTCCTTCGTTATATTTTAAAGGTAAAGATGTTTTGCTCTTAGGTACTGGGTCTAAATTACAATTACATCTAAAGGCTGTCGAATCTTTTATATCTCGCTTTCAGCCAGTTGTTCTTGCAATGAATACTCAGACATTGATCAATAATGATTTGATAGATTTAAGAGTAGCCAGTCACCCTACAAGGTTGTTGGCAGATCTCACCTCTCATTTACATTTACCACAACCACTTGTTGTTCCTCTTTCAATGCTCCCTTTAGACTTCTCTTCTTTATTACATAAAAAGGAAGTTTTAGATTATGGTATAGGTATTTCCCAGGAAGGTTTTGAGTTTCATGATAAATATTGCTTTATACCCAATTCATTAGTTATTTCATATGCTTTGGCAATCGCCACTAGTGGAGGGGCAAAGAAAATCTATTTAGCAGGATTTGATGGTTATGCTTCGGGAGATACTCGTAATGATGAAATCAATCAATTATTAGAAGTTTATAAAAAATATCAGCCTAAAGTAGAACTTATAGCTATTACACCTTCTAAATATAAAAATCTAATGATTCAAAGTGTCTATGGTATTTAA
- the ribD gene encoding bifunctional diaminohydroxyphosphoribosylaminopyrimidine deaminase/5-amino-6-(5-phosphoribosylamino)uracil reductase RibD — MNNFNSEKWIPWMRRALQLADLADGETSPNPLVGAVVLDSNDNLIGEGFHSAAGKPHAEVEALRQAGDASQGGTLMVTLEPCCHQGRTPPCTDLILNSGIKRVVIGLKDPDPRVSGKGIAILKSSGIDVITGVLEEEALYQNRAFVFRVQTGRPWGILKWAMSFDGRIGLPNGTSKWITSEDARSKVHALRAKCDAVIIGGGTLRADDPLLTSRGMSDPEPKRVVFTSSLDLPKSAKIWDTETAESIIAFGSEVRSEQLEQLPQAPSKLPLNESNPKELLEELAKKGCNRILWECGPSLATKAIENDCVQEIFVFMAPKLIGGLSSMNPLSNFGFYSMEEVFSLTDVSLEKIGKDFVLKMLLK; from the coding sequence ATGAATAACTTCAATAGTGAGAAATGGATCCCATGGATGCGTCGAGCATTACAGCTTGCTGATTTGGCAGATGGAGAAACGAGTCCCAATCCACTTGTTGGTGCTGTCGTTCTTGACAGTAATGACAATTTAATAGGAGAAGGTTTTCACTCTGCTGCGGGCAAGCCTCATGCAGAAGTAGAGGCATTGCGTCAAGCAGGTGATGCCTCGCAAGGAGGGACTTTAATGGTTACTCTTGAACCTTGTTGCCATCAGGGAAGAACACCTCCATGCACAGACCTCATTTTAAATTCAGGCATCAAGAGAGTTGTAATTGGTTTAAAAGATCCTGATCCAAGAGTCTCAGGGAAGGGTATTGCCATTTTGAAATCATCAGGGATTGATGTAATTACTGGCGTTCTTGAAGAAGAGGCTTTATATCAAAACCGAGCTTTTGTTTTTCGTGTACAAACAGGTAGACCATGGGGAATTCTTAAATGGGCCATGAGTTTTGACGGTCGAATAGGGCTTCCTAATGGAACTAGTAAATGGATAACTAGTGAGGATGCAAGAAGTAAAGTGCATGCTTTAAGAGCTAAATGTGATGCAGTTATTATTGGAGGAGGAACTCTGCGAGCTGATGATCCTTTATTAACCAGTAGAGGGATGAGTGATCCTGAACCTAAGAGGGTTGTTTTTACTAGTAGTTTAGATTTGCCAAAATCAGCAAAAATTTGGGATACAGAAACTGCAGAATCAATTATTGCTTTTGGCTCTGAGGTTCGATCTGAACAGTTAGAGCAATTACCTCAGGCACCATCCAAATTGCCTCTTAATGAAAGCAACCCTAAGGAATTATTAGAAGAGTTAGCAAAGAAAGGATGCAATCGAATCTTATGGGAGTGTGGTCCATCATTGGCTACCAAAGCTATAGAGAATGATTGTGTTCAAGAAATATTTGTTTTTATGGCACCAAAACTTATAGGTGGACTGTCTTCTATGAACCCTCTTTCTAATTTTGGTTTTTATTCCATGGAGGAAGTTTTCTCTTTGACAGATGTTTCCTTAGAGAAAATAGGTAAAGATTTTGTATTAAAAATGCTTTTGAAATAG
- a CDS encoding 4Fe-4S dicluster domain-containing protein gives MDRFSRYKEILSNSLFFKLVCGAGYEDLDKVSKLSYVYTLAGCKGFDLSANPLVVKACRQGIDAALSSKNPYFSDENDPPFITVSVGMPGDHHVRKAVITNDCIRCNSCIPACPTNAIPSSLEVYDHLCIGCGNCESACPPSVEAVHYRYDSKKIEQVLPLCIEAGAESIELHASIADDITTIKEWKTVCNCLPNGMLSMCLDRTHMTNNHLMERIKLAKDIADDRLIIQADGVAMGGNKDDFNTTLQAVSIADIINKELILKDKRFKDLPLLISGGTNSLTGQLARQCGVSFSGISIGTHARKIVKTELDLITLRETNMHLNEAVMNAYNLIENNLRPSRLIPSFNK, from the coding sequence ATGGATAGATTCTCTAGGTATAAGGAAATTCTTTCTAATTCTTTATTTTTTAAGTTGGTTTGTGGAGCAGGTTATGAGGATTTAGATAAAGTCAGTAAACTATCTTATGTATATACACTTGCGGGTTGTAAGGGATTTGACTTATCTGCAAACCCTCTTGTTGTAAAAGCTTGTAGACAAGGGATTGACGCAGCTCTTTCTTCTAAGAACCCTTATTTTTCCGATGAGAATGATCCTCCTTTTATAACTGTGAGTGTTGGCATGCCAGGCGATCACCATGTTCGCAAAGCAGTGATTACTAATGATTGCATAAGATGTAATTCATGTATTCCAGCGTGCCCGACTAATGCAATTCCATCATCTTTAGAGGTTTATGACCATTTATGCATTGGTTGCGGTAACTGTGAATCAGCATGCCCTCCATCTGTTGAAGCAGTTCACTATCGATATGATTCTAAAAAGATTGAACAAGTCTTACCTTTATGTATAGAAGCAGGTGCAGAAAGTATAGAGCTACATGCATCAATAGCAGATGATATTACTACAATTAAAGAATGGAAGACAGTATGTAATTGTTTGCCTAATGGAATGCTATCGATGTGTTTAGATCGTACACATATGACAAATAACCATTTAATGGAAAGGATAAAATTAGCCAAGGATATAGCTGATGATAGACTTATCATCCAAGCCGATGGTGTTGCTATGGGTGGAAATAAGGATGATTTTAATACGACATTACAGGCTGTATCAATAGCAGATATAATCAATAAGGAATTAATATTAAAAGATAAAAGATTCAAAGACTTGCCATTACTTATCTCAGGAGGAACCAATAGCTTAACAGGTCAATTAGCTCGACAATGTGGCGTATCATTTTCTGGCATAAGTATAGGCACACATGCAAGGAAAATTGTTAAAACTGAACTTGATTTAATTACATTAAGAGAGACTAACATGCATTTAAATGAGGCAGTTATGAATGCATATAATTTAATTGAAAATAATCTAAGACCTTCTCGACTTATACCCTCATTCAATAAATAA
- the argF gene encoding ornithine carbamoyltransferase, with protein MDSASKGVACELSELKGKDFISSADLTSEQIKALFALAIQLKIENRRIDLGNRVLGLIFSKASTRTRVSFQVAMARLGGQIVDLGLQATQIGRGEPIKDTARVLSRYCDALAIRTYSHQDLVDYSNWASIPVVNALTDLEHPCQALADFLTIQESFGSLKGLTLSYIGDGNNVANSLILCGALLGVNVRVASPIGFEPDPDIVSKARSASSFGSTIQISNDPESTIKGANAIYTDVWASMGQEEEQCQREIAFKGFTVDNNLFSQADPEAIILHCLPAHRGEEITDELMESTASKIFEQAENRLHIQQALLASLLGGL; from the coding sequence ATGGACTCTGCTTCCAAAGGTGTTGCTTGTGAACTTTCTGAGTTAAAAGGAAAGGATTTTATTTCATCTGCTGATTTGACCTCAGAGCAGATTAAAGCTCTTTTTGCGCTTGCAATCCAGCTTAAGATTGAAAATAGAAGAATAGACCTTGGTAATCGAGTTTTAGGCTTGATTTTCAGCAAGGCATCTACTCGAACTAGGGTAAGTTTTCAAGTTGCAATGGCTAGACTAGGGGGGCAGATAGTTGATTTGGGATTACAAGCTACCCAAATAGGTAGAGGAGAACCAATCAAAGACACCGCAAGAGTTTTAAGTAGATACTGTGATGCATTGGCAATAAGAACATACTCTCATCAAGATTTGGTTGATTATTCAAATTGGGCTTCTATCCCAGTTGTTAATGCTCTTACTGATTTAGAACACCCCTGCCAAGCATTGGCTGATTTCCTGACTATTCAAGAATCTTTTGGCAGCTTGAAGGGCCTTACACTTTCATATATTGGAGATGGAAATAATGTTGCTAATTCTTTAATTCTTTGTGGAGCACTTCTTGGTGTAAATGTCCGAGTTGCTAGCCCTATTGGATTTGAACCTGATCCAGATATTGTTTCGAAAGCTCGTTCTGCTTCGTCCTTTGGATCAACTATTCAAATTTCAAATGATCCTGAGTCGACTATAAAAGGTGCAAATGCAATTTATACAGACGTCTGGGCTTCTATGGGTCAGGAAGAAGAGCAGTGTCAACGGGAAATAGCTTTCAAGGGATTTACTGTTGACAATAACCTGTTCTCTCAAGCAGATCCTGAAGCAATTATCTTGCATTGCTTACCCGCACATAGGGGGGAAGAAATTACTGATGAACTCATGGAAAGCACGGCTAGCAAGATATTTGAGCAAGCTGAGAATCGATTGCATATACAGCAAGCGCTTTTAGCTTCATTGTTAGGGGGGCTTTGA
- the ftsH gene encoding ATP-dependent zinc metalloprotease FtsH — protein MPIRQDENPPNRRFGIINLVLIGFGALLLFSSFFPNQNMQVPRVPYSLFINQVNDGEVKRAYITQEQIRYELSSPIEGSPSVLATTPIFDMDLPQRLENKGVEFAAAPPKKPNIFTTILSWVVPPLIFILVLQFFARRSMGGGGAQGALSFTKSKAKVYVPDEESRVTFADVAGVDEAKDELTEIVDFLKRPQRYSDIGARIPKGVLLVGPPGTGKTLLSKAVAGEAEVPFFIISGSEFVELFVGAGAARVRDLFEQAKKKAPCIIFIDELDAIGKSRSGSMGVVGGNDEREQTLNQLLTEMDGFASADKPVIVLAATNQPEVLDAALLRPGRFDRQVLVDRPDLSGRKTILDIYTKKVKLAEDIDIDLIAQATSGFAGADLANMVNEAALLAARNKRTKVEQQDLNEAIERVVAGLEKKSRVLQEDEKRVVAYHEVGHAIVGHLMPGGTKVAKISIVPRGMSALGYTLQLPTEERFLNSKDDLKGQIATLLGGRSAEEIVFGKITTGASNDLQRATDLAEQMVGTYGMSEILGPLAYDKQGGGSFLGGNNNPRRVVSDATAQAIDKEVRSLVDEAHESALNILRHNLSLLETISQKILQKEVIEGDDLKNMLAESSLP, from the coding sequence ATGCCGATTCGACAAGACGAAAATCCACCTAATCGGCGGTTTGGAATTATCAACCTTGTACTGATTGGATTTGGAGCTCTATTGCTTTTTAGTAGCTTTTTCCCTAATCAAAATATGCAAGTGCCAAGAGTCCCTTACTCCCTGTTCATTAATCAAGTTAATGATGGAGAAGTAAAGCGAGCATATATAACCCAAGAACAAATTAGATATGAGCTTTCATCTCCTATTGAAGGCTCACCATCTGTATTGGCAACAACGCCAATATTTGATATGGATCTTCCTCAGCGACTAGAAAATAAGGGGGTCGAATTTGCAGCAGCACCTCCTAAAAAACCAAACATATTTACAACAATTCTTAGTTGGGTTGTCCCACCTTTGATTTTTATTTTAGTTCTTCAATTTTTTGCCAGAAGAAGTATGGGTGGAGGTGGTGCTCAAGGTGCTTTGAGCTTTACTAAAAGCAAAGCAAAAGTATATGTGCCGGATGAAGAGTCAAGAGTAACTTTTGCTGATGTAGCAGGTGTAGACGAAGCGAAAGATGAATTGACTGAAATAGTTGATTTCCTTAAAAGGCCTCAAAGGTACTCAGATATAGGAGCTCGCATACCTAAAGGAGTTTTATTAGTAGGTCCTCCTGGAACAGGTAAAACTTTGCTATCCAAAGCCGTCGCTGGAGAAGCAGAAGTACCCTTCTTTATTATCTCAGGATCTGAATTTGTAGAACTTTTTGTAGGGGCTGGGGCAGCTAGAGTTAGAGATTTGTTTGAACAAGCTAAAAAGAAAGCACCTTGCATAATCTTTATTGATGAGCTTGATGCAATTGGTAAAAGCAGATCAGGATCAATGGGTGTCGTTGGGGGTAATGACGAGAGAGAGCAAACTTTAAATCAATTGCTTACTGAAATGGATGGTTTTGCATCTGCAGATAAGCCAGTAATTGTACTAGCGGCAACTAACCAACCAGAAGTTCTTGATGCGGCTCTATTGCGTCCAGGAAGGTTTGATCGACAAGTTTTAGTTGATAGGCCTGATCTCTCAGGACGGAAGACAATACTTGATATCTATACTAAAAAAGTCAAATTAGCGGAAGATATAGATATCGATTTAATTGCTCAAGCCACTAGCGGATTCGCTGGGGCAGATTTAGCAAACATGGTTAATGAAGCTGCATTGCTAGCAGCAAGAAATAAGAGAACTAAAGTTGAACAGCAAGATTTAAATGAAGCTATAGAAAGGGTTGTAGCAGGCTTAGAGAAAAAAAGCAGGGTTCTTCAAGAAGATGAAAAGAGAGTTGTTGCTTATCACGAAGTTGGACATGCAATTGTCGGGCATCTAATGCCTGGCGGAACAAAGGTGGCCAAGATTTCTATAGTACCTAGAGGTATGAGTGCACTTGGATATACCCTGCAATTGCCTACTGAAGAGAGGTTTTTGAATTCAAAAGATGATCTAAAAGGTCAAATAGCAACTCTCTTGGGAGGAAGATCAGCAGAAGAAATTGTATTTGGGAAAATCACAACAGGGGCTTCTAATGATTTGCAGAGAGCGACAGATCTTGCTGAACAGATGGTTGGGACCTATGGAATGAGTGAAATTTTGGGACCTCTGGCTTATGACAAGCAGGGAGGAGGTTCTTTCTTAGGAGGTAATAACAATCCACGAAGGGTTGTTAGTGATGCAACTGCTCAAGCTATTGATAAGGAAGTAAGAAGTCTCGTAGATGAAGCTCATGAAAGCGCGCTAAATATTCTTAGGCATAATCTTTCTTTACTTGAAACTATCTCTCAAAAGATTCTCCAGAAAGAAGTTATAGAAGGAGATGATCTTAAAAATATGCTTGCAGAGTCTTCCCTGCCATGA
- a CDS encoding HAD family hydrolase — protein MLLDRYRSIVFDCDGVLLNSNFIKTDCFRKALQPYGKESIDRLIDYHQLNGGVSRYKKFDYFLSVIAPKYSSLKNGPNLEELVDIYSKECKKYLFKAEVASKLGLLREFTKDKSWFIVSGGAEEELREIFVANKLFKLFDGGIYGSPDTKNKILTREISKGTLNLPALFLGDSRLDHQVALENGLDFIFISNWTDFKDYKSYCINNSIPIIGQVSELLNSLPL, from the coding sequence ATGTTACTTGATAGATATAGATCAATTGTATTTGACTGCGATGGTGTTTTACTAAATTCTAATTTTATTAAAACTGATTGCTTTAGAAAAGCACTTCAGCCCTATGGTAAGGAATCAATAGATAGGTTAATAGATTACCATCAATTAAATGGAGGTGTTTCTAGATATAAGAAATTTGATTACTTTCTCTCTGTTATAGCTCCTAAATACTCATCTTTGAAAAATGGTCCAAATTTAGAAGAGCTTGTTGATATTTATAGTAAAGAATGTAAGAAATATCTATTTAAGGCAGAGGTTGCATCTAAATTAGGACTTTTACGAGAATTCACTAAGGATAAAAGTTGGTTTATAGTTTCCGGAGGGGCGGAAGAAGAACTTAGAGAGATTTTTGTAGCTAACAAGTTATTTAAATTGTTCGATGGAGGTATATATGGCAGTCCAGATACTAAAAATAAGATTTTAACAAGAGAAATCTCAAAAGGGACTCTTAATTTGCCAGCTCTTTTCCTAGGTGATAGTAGACTTGACCATCAAGTTGCGCTAGAAAATGGCCTTGATTTTATCTTTATTAGTAACTGGACAGACTTCAAGGATTATAAGTCATACTGTATCAATAATTCAATCCCTATAATTGGCCAAGTTTCTGAACTATTAAATTCTTTGCCACTTTGA
- a CDS encoding 3-deoxy-manno-octulosonate cytidylyltransferase: MKACVIIPARYNSTRFPGKPLVQLNGKPLIIWVAELSARAIGKEDVYIATDDNRIAKLVNESGYNSIFTSSNLLTGTDRVAEAAKDLDYDIFVNVQGDEPLVNETDILRAINFKKSHYESVINCYNNIRQDEQPENINIPKVVVSEDNTLLYMSRSLIPANKKQILKSDQYKKQVCIYAYSPVDLDRFLSFGRKSYLESKEDIEILRFFELGIKIKMFHTKYSSLAVDVPSDIPLVEQQLSQIFK; encoded by the coding sequence ATGAAAGCATGCGTAATAATCCCAGCTAGGTATAACTCAACCAGGTTTCCTGGCAAGCCCCTTGTCCAATTAAATGGAAAACCTTTAATTATTTGGGTAGCAGAGCTTTCCGCTAGAGCTATAGGAAAAGAAGATGTTTATATAGCTACCGATGATAACCGTATTGCAAAATTAGTTAATGAATCAGGATATAATTCTATCTTTACAAGTTCTAACCTTTTAACAGGTACAGACCGTGTAGCAGAGGCAGCTAAGGATTTAGATTATGATATTTTTGTAAATGTTCAAGGAGATGAACCCCTAGTTAATGAGACAGATATATTGCGTGCAATAAATTTTAAGAAATCTCATTATGAAAGCGTTATCAATTGCTATAATAATATTAGACAAGATGAACAACCTGAGAATATAAATATACCTAAAGTCGTTGTTTCAGAGGATAATACTTTGCTATATATGTCAAGATCTTTAATACCGGCTAATAAAAAGCAAATATTAAAAAGTGATCAGTATAAGAAGCAAGTTTGTATATATGCTTATTCCCCTGTTGACTTAGATAGATTTCTTTCTTTTGGAAGAAAGAGTTATTTAGAAAGTAAAGAAGATATAGAAATTCTTAGATTTTTTGAATTAGGAATTAAGATCAAGATGTTTCATACAAAATACTCATCCTTAGCAGTAGATGTACCCTCAGATATTCCACTTGTTGAGCAACAATTATCACAAATTTTTAAATAA